The following coding sequences lie in one Metopolophium dirhodum isolate CAU chromosome 5, ASM1992520v1, whole genome shotgun sequence genomic window:
- the LOC132945965 gene encoding ABC transporter G family member 20 isoform X2, whose protein sequence is MTSGVGSSPDVVAMEPRNGGGSVSVGLADGGGGIVNPAFQPPSLLSQQSTVWTRRQQAVCVRHAFKHYGSASKPNHVLSNLNMTVAKGTIYGLLGASGCGKTTLLSCIVGRRRLNTGQIFVLGGKPGTKGSGVPGKRVGYMPQEIALYGEFSIKETMMYFGWIFGMETSEINDRLQFLLNFLDLPSQSRLVKNLSGGQQRRVSFAVALMHDPELLILDEPTVGVDPLLRQSIWNHLVQITKDGHKTVIITTHYIEEARQAHTIGLMRSGRLLAEESPRALLSMYHCQSLEEVFLKLSRKQGTDGQPQETPVNISNNISLATLNWGKKDEPVYVTEESGVVGLNFHQSKEVLAQEQSNGINGKLAEMQMMEPQYDSSCCEITTRGKTKALLQKNFLRMWRNVGVMLFIFALPVMQVILFCLAIGRDPTGLHLAVVNKEMNWETKACPIYDNCTLEMFSCRYLNALPKDTVVLDYYDTPETAINAVKVGDAWGALYFTENFTDALVARMALGRESDEETLDQSEVRVWLDMSNQQIGLMLNRDLQLSYRDFGQGLLSSCEQNPKLADIPIQFKEPIYGSSDPSFTDFVAPGVILTIVFFLAVALTSSALIIERTEGLLDRSWVAGVTPLEILFSHVITQFVVMCGQTALVLIFMIIVFGVECKGDITLVITLTILQGLCGMCFGFVISAICELERNAIQLALGSFYPTLLLSGVIWPVEGMPILLRYVSYCLPLTMATTSLRSILTRGWNLLEPDVYLGFVSTISWIVLFLSISMAVLKFKRG, encoded by the exons ATGACGTCCGGCGTGGGCAGTTCTCCGGACGTGGTGGCCATGGAGCCCCGGAACGGCGGCGGTAGCGTCAGCGTGGGATTAGCGGACGGCGGTGGTGGAATCGTCAACCCCGCGTTTCAACCGCCCTCGTTGCTCAGCCAACAGAGCACCGTGTGGACGCGCCGCCAGCAGGCCGTTTGCGTCCGACACGCGTTCAAGCACTACGGTTCCGCGAGCAAGCCGAACCACGTGCTCAGCAACCTCAACATGACGGTCGCTAAGGGCACAAT ATATGGACTGCTGGGAGCTAGTGGTTGCGGTAAGACAACATTGCTCAGCTGCATTGTTGGCCGGAGGCGACTAAACACTGGACAGATATTTGTGCTCGGAGGAAAGCCCGGAACAAAAGGAAGCGGTGTGCCCGGAAAACGCGTTGGATACATGCCTCag gaAATAGCTCTGTATGGAGAGTTTTCCATCAAAGAGACAATGATGTATTTTGGTTGGATATTCGGTATGGAAACGTCGGAAATTAATGACAGACTTCAATTCCTTTTGAACTTCTTAGATTTGCCCAGCCAGTCTAGATTGGTGAAAAATCTcag TGGTGGTCAACAAAGAAGAGTTTCATTCGCTGTGGCTCTTATGCACGATCCGGAGCTCTTGATTTTAGACGAACCTACGGTCGGTGTAGACCCGTTACTCCGTCAaag TATTTGGAATCATCTGGTTCAAATCACAAAAGACGGACACAAAACAGTTATCATCACTACACATTACATCGAGGAGGCTCGGCAAGCGCACACT ATCGGTTTAATGAGGAGTGGAAGGTTATTGGCCGAAGAATCTCCACGTGCACTGTTGTCTATGTATCACTGTCAGTCATTAGAGGAAGTGTTTTTAAAACTGAGTAGAAAACAAGGAACGGACGGACAACCGCAGGAAACGCCAGTCAACATATCGAATAACATTTCACtg GCTACGTTGAACTGGGGTAAAAAGGACGAACCTGTTTACGTAACGGAAGAGAGCGGTGTAGTGGGCTTGAACTTCCACCAATCAAAGGAGGTGCTTGCGCAAGAGCAGTCAAATGGCATTAATGGTAAATTGGCCGAGATGCAAATGATGGAGCCACAATACGACTCTAGTTGTTGCGAAATCACTACTCGAGGAAAAACAAAGGCGCTGTTGCAAAAGAACTTTTTGAGAATGTGGAGAAATGTTGG AGTGATGTTGTTCATATTTGCATTGCCAGTGATGCAAGTCATACTTTTCTGTTTGGCCATCGGTAGAGATCCAACGGGCTTACATTTGGCTGTAGTCAACAAGGAAATGAACTGGGAAACAAAGGCGTGTCCTATTTATGATAACTGTACACTTGAAATGTTTtcgtgtaggtatttaaatgctTTACCGAAAGACACCGTAGTATTA gACTATTATGACACCCCCGAGACAGCCATAAATGCCGTTAAGGTGGGCGACGCCTGGGGAGCTCTTTACTTCACTGAAAACTTTACCGACGCACTCGTCGCAAGAATGGCGTTGGGCAGAGAATCTGACGAAGAAACATTGGACCAGAGTGAAGTGCGGGTGTGGCTTGACATGTCGA ACCAGCAGATCGGTTTGATGTTGAACAGAGACTTGCAACTGTCTTACAGAGACTTTGGACAAGGTTTGCTGTCGAGCTGTGAGCAAAATCCAAAGCTCGCGGACATTCCGATTCAG TTCAAAGAACCAATATACGGCAGTAGTGATCCCAGTTTCACGGATTTCGTAGCACCGGGAGTTATTTTAAC AATCGTTTTCTTCTTGGCCGTCGCACTCACGTCTTCGGCGCTGATCATCGAGCGGACCGAGGGTCTGCTGGACAGGAGTTGGGTCGCTG GTGTGACGCCGTTAGAAATATTGTTCTCCCATGTCATTACGCAGTTCGTAGTCATGTGTGGACAGACGGCACTTGTACTCATATTCATGATTATTGTATTCGGCGTGGAATGCAAAGGAGACATTACTCTTGTGATCACCCTCACGATATTGCAGGGTCTGTGCGGCATGTGCTTCG GTTTCGTAATATCAGCCATTTGTGAACTGGAAAGAAACGCTATCCAGTTGGCCCTGGGAAGCTTTTACCCGACACTTCTGCTCAGtg